Below is a window of Halogeometricum rufum DNA.
GGGGAGAGTTGCGACCCTTTTTCAACGGCCCCGCCGTGGTCGGGCGTATGCAGACGGGGACAGGGACGGAACCGGCGTCCGGCCCACAAACGGCGTCGGCGTCCGAACCGGGGGCGACACCGGCGTCCGAAACGGGGACGACGGTGGGCGACGCCGGCGGGACGGCGACTGCGGGCGCGGGCGGGAGCGGTGCCGGTCCGCCGACCCCGGTGCCGACGCCCACCGAGGGAGAACAGGCCGTCCGCGAACTCCTCCCGGACTTCCTGTTCTTCCCGGGCGCGAACTACGTCGCGGCCGCCCTCGTCGTCGCCCTCGGCTACGTCCTCTCGGGGTACGTCGTCCGCGTCGTCGGGCGACCCATCGCCCGTCGCTTCCGCCGACAGAGCGTCGCGCAGGTGATGCTCCGACTCGTGCGCCTCAGCATCTTCATCCTCTCGCTGGGCGTCGCCGCCGCCGTCGCCGGCCTCCGATTCGGCGACGTCGCCATCTCCGTCGGGGTGTTCTCCGCCGTGGTCGGTATCGTCCTCGCGCCCCTCGTCGGGAGCACCATCAACGGCCTGTTCATCCTCGCCGACCAGCCGTACGAAGTCGGCGACATGATCGAACTCGACAACGGACGGAAGGGGTTCGTCGACGAGATAACCATCCGCTACACGAAGATGTTCACGCTCGACAACACCTTCCTCGTCATCCCCAACGACACTATCCGCGACCGACTGGTGACGAACTACTCCGCCGAGGACGAGCGCATCCGCCTCCGAATCGGCTTCCTCGCCACGTACGAGTCCGACATCCCGAAGACGCGGGAACTGCTCGAACGCGCCGCCAGCGACACCGAGATGGTCATCGAGGGCGGCCCGGACATCCGCATCGGGAGCGCACGTTACCCGGCGAAGCCCACCGCCTACCTCGAGGAGTACGCCGACAGCGGCATCCTCGTCACCCTCCGCTTCTGGGCGAAGAAGCCGTACAAACTGCTCGCCGTTCGCTCGCGCGTCCAGACGAACCTGTACGAACTCCTCGACGACGAACCGGACGTGGAGGCGGCGTACCCGCACACCCACCACGTGTTCGACGACACCAGCGGGTCGCTCCGCGCGGAGGTGGCCGAGGGCGGCGACGCGGCGTGGACGGATGCGGGGTCGCGGGTGGAGATGGACCGGCCGCCCCGCGACGGCGACGAGAACTGAGTCCGGCGTCGGCCCTCGCCTCCGACGGCCGGCGCGGTCCGTCGACTGCCGCTCCGACCGTCGGCGCGGTCCGTCAGCCGTCGTTCGTCCCGTCGGCGCGGACGGTGATGACCGTACAGTCGAGCTTCTGTCGCAGGTACGTCTCGATGTCCGGGTCGTCGAGGAACCGCCGGAGCATCCGCCGCCAGCGGCTGGCCTGTTTCGAGCCGATGACGACGATGTCGGCGCCCTCGGCCGCCACCTCCTCCAGAATCGTCTCCTCGACGAGGAACCCGCGACGGATGACGTACCGCGTCCGTTCGAGGGCACCGAACTCGCGCTCTATCGCGCGTTTCAACTCCGCTCGCGTCACGCCGCGGTTCTCTTGATAGAGGTCCACGTGCAGGACGGTGAGTTCCGCTTCGCGCTCCTCGGCGATGCGGATTGCTTCCGAGAGCGTCGCTTTGGAGTGCTTCGTCAGCGGATACCTGACGGGGACCACCACTCGCGTCATCGTCGGGGCAGACGGTTCCCGCGTCCCTGAACGTTTCCCCTTCGGCACGGCCGGTCGTCTGACGGGC
It encodes the following:
- a CDS encoding universal stress protein encodes the protein MTRVVVPVRYPLTKHSKATLSEAIRIAEEREAELTVLHVDLYQENRGVTRAELKRAIEREFGALERTRYVIRRGFLVEETILEEVAAEGADIVVIGSKQASRWRRMLRRFLDDPDIETYLRQKLDCTVITVRADGTNDG
- a CDS encoding mechanosensitive ion channel family protein, translating into MQTGTGTEPASGPQTASASEPGATPASETGTTVGDAGGTATAGAGGSGAGPPTPVPTPTEGEQAVRELLPDFLFFPGANYVAAALVVALGYVLSGYVVRVVGRPIARRFRRQSVAQVMLRLVRLSIFILSLGVAAAVAGLRFGDVAISVGVFSAVVGIVLAPLVGSTINGLFILADQPYEVGDMIELDNGRKGFVDEITIRYTKMFTLDNTFLVIPNDTIRDRLVTNYSAEDERIRLRIGFLATYESDIPKTRELLERAASDTEMVIEGGPDIRIGSARYPAKPTAYLEEYADSGILVTLRFWAKKPYKLLAVRSRVQTNLYELLDDEPDVEAAYPHTHHVFDDTSGSLRAEVAEGGDAAWTDAGSRVEMDRPPRDGDEN